The genomic DNA TATAAGAAGGATTACGATACCGTAGATATTCGCGAAGCCATCGCTGCGGCTATTTCCGTTCGGATTCAGGAGCCGGTTTTCGAATCTCAAACAAAGACGAGATTAGGGACAGACAAACTTCATGGTGAAGAAAGAACCATGAAACAGTTTGTGGGTGATTTTGTCAAGGAGCATTTGGATAATTTCCTGCATAAAAACCCGGCTACAGCCGACGCGCTGCACAAAAGAATCCTTCAAAGCGAAAGAGAACGGAAAGAAATTGCCGGTATTAAGAAACTGGCGAATGAGCGCGCCAAGAAGGCGAACATCCACAATAAGAAGTTGCGTGATTGTCGTTTTCACTTGAACGATGATACGAAGGTGACGGATGAAAATAAACTTCGCACAACACTCTTTATTACCGAGGGAGATTCGGCGAGTGGTTCGATTACCAAGAGCCGGAACCCTGATTTGCAGGCGGTGTTCTCTCTTCGTGGAAAGCCTTTGAACTGTTTCGGAATGACCAAGAAGGTGGTTTATGAAAACGAAGAGTTCAACCTGTTGCAACATGCTTTAAACATTGAGGCTTCGATGGATGATTTGCGCTACAACAACGTGGTGATAGCTACCGATGCCGACGTGGATGGTATGCACATTCGTTTATTGCTGCTTACGTTCTTTCTCCAGTTCTTCCCCGACATGGTGCGCAATAATCACATCAAGATATTGGAAACGCCTCTTTTCAGAGTTCGAAACAAACAGAAGACCATTTATTGTTACGATGAAGGAGAAAAACAAGCTGCCATTAAAGAACTGAAAGGCAACCCGGAAATAACTCGCTTCAAAGGATTAGGAGAGATTTCTCCCAATGAATTTGAAGGATTTATTGGTGAAGATATTCGGTTGAGTCCGGTGATTGTGGAGGATAAAATGAAGATTGAAAAGCTGTTAGAATATTACATGGGTAAGAACTCTGAGGACCGTCAGAAATTCATCATTGATAATCTGAAGGTTGAGAAAGATGATGTTCGTGAAGTAGCTGAAGTAGCAGAAATGGAAGAATAAGTTGACTTAGTGGTTTTGAGAATATAGAATATGAAGGAAGAAAACAACGAAGAAGTAAACGGACAAGCCTCTGATGCGGTGCATG from Bacteroidota bacterium includes the following:
- a CDS encoding type IIA DNA topoisomerase subunit B, which produces MAAKQHEEARYTEDEVKTLDWLEHIRMRPGMYIGKTGDGSSMDDGIYILLKEAIDNCVDEYQMGYGKKVEILVTKEKVTVRDYGRGIPLGKLVDCVSQVNTGAKFDSKAFKKSVGLNGVGTKAVNALSTYFKAYAVREGQKKTAEFASGKISKDHKLEKTDEQNGTYIEFIPDNKIFKNYRYLHEYVEQMIQNYTYLNTGLTFIYNGNKYISQKGLYDLLSRKKDEANLCYPIIHLIGDEIEIAMTHNHHYGEEYYSFVNGQYTILGGTHLQAFREAIVKTVRDFYKKDYDTVDIREAIAAAISVRIQEPVFESQTKTRLGTDKLHGEERTMKQFVGDFVKEHLDNFLHKNPATADALHKRILQSERERKEIAGIKKLANERAKKANIHNKKLRDCRFHLNDDTKVTDENKLRTTLFITEGDSASGSITKSRNPDLQAVFSLRGKPLNCFGMTKKVVYENEEFNLLQHALNIEASMDDLRYNNVVIATDADVDGMHIRLLLLTFFLQFFPDMVRNNHIKILETPLFRVRNKQKTIYCYDEGEKQAAIKELKGNPEITRFKGLGEISPNEFEGFIGEDIRLSPVIVEDKMKIEKLLEYYMGKNSEDRQKFIIDNLKVEKDDVREVAEVAEMEE